From a single Streptomyces sp. NBC_00377 genomic region:
- the orn gene encoding oligoribonuclease, translating to MNDRMVWIDCEMTGLSLSDDALIEVAALVTDSELNVLGDGVDIVIRPPAEALETMPEVVRQMHTTSGLLDELDGGTTLAEAEAQVLAYVREHVKEPGKAPLCGNSVGTDRGFLARDMTALEGYLHYRIVDVSSVKELARRWYPRAYFNSPPKNGNHRALADIRESIAELRYYREAVFVPQPGPDSDTARTIAAKHVLPGA from the coding sequence ATGAACGATCGCATGGTGTGGATCGACTGCGAGATGACCGGCCTCTCGCTGTCCGACGACGCTCTCATCGAGGTAGCCGCCCTCGTCACCGACTCCGAGCTGAACGTGCTCGGGGACGGCGTGGACATCGTCATCCGCCCGCCGGCCGAGGCACTGGAGACGATGCCGGAGGTGGTGCGGCAGATGCACACCACGTCCGGGCTCCTCGACGAGCTGGACGGCGGGACGACCCTCGCGGAGGCCGAGGCCCAGGTACTGGCGTATGTACGGGAGCACGTGAAGGAGCCGGGCAAGGCTCCCCTGTGCGGAAACTCCGTCGGCACGGACCGCGGCTTCCTCGCCCGGGACATGACCGCCCTCGAGGGCTATCTGCACTACCGGATCGTCGATGTGTCGTCGGTCAAGGAGCTCGCCCGGCGCTGGTACCCGCGGGCGTACTTCAACAGCCCCCCGAAGAACGGCAACCACCGCGCCCTCGCGGACATCCGCGAGTCCATCGCCGAACTGCGCTACTACCGCGAGGCCGTCTTCGTGCCGCAGCCCGGACCGGACTCCGACACCGCCCGCACCATCGCCGCGAAGCACGTGCTGCCCGGAGCCTGA
- a CDS encoding helix-turn-helix domain-containing protein: protein MSHDSTAAPEAAARKLSGRRRKEIVAVLLFSGGPIFESSIPLSVFGIDRQDAGVPRYRLLVCGGEEGPLRTTGGLELTAPHGLEAISRAGTVVVPAWRSITSPPPEEALDALRRAHEEGARIVGLCTGAFVLAAAGLLDGRPATTHWMYAPTLAKRYPSVHVDPRELFVDDGDVLTSAGTAAGIDLCLHIVRTDHGNEAAGALARRLVVPPRRSGGQERYLDRSLPEEIGADPLAEVVAWALEHLHEQFDVETLAARAYMSRRTFDRRFRSLTGSAPLQWLITQRVLQAQRLLETSDYSVDEVAGRCGFRSPVALRGHFRRQLGSSPAAYRAAYRARRPQSERSTDSEPSAPPPPPALHPDAPGPVPPQLRRTAGMGSSASLPSEHARDAYATSRASLPGQRSGT from the coding sequence ATGAGCCACGACTCCACTGCCGCGCCGGAAGCCGCGGCCCGGAAACTTTCCGGGCGACGCCGCAAGGAGATCGTCGCGGTGCTGCTGTTCAGCGGCGGCCCCATATTCGAGAGTTCCATTCCGCTGTCGGTGTTCGGGATTGACCGCCAGGACGCCGGCGTACCGCGCTACCGCTTGCTGGTGTGCGGTGGCGAAGAAGGCCCGCTGCGGACCACAGGGGGCCTGGAACTCACCGCACCACATGGCCTGGAGGCGATCTCACGGGCGGGCACGGTCGTCGTGCCGGCCTGGCGTTCGATCACCTCTCCGCCACCGGAGGAGGCGCTCGACGCACTGCGCCGGGCGCACGAGGAGGGCGCCCGCATCGTGGGCCTGTGCACCGGCGCGTTCGTGCTGGCCGCCGCGGGTCTGCTGGACGGCCGCCCGGCCACGACCCACTGGATGTACGCGCCGACACTGGCCAAGCGCTATCCGTCGGTGCACGTGGATCCGCGCGAACTGTTCGTCGACGACGGCGATGTGCTGACATCGGCGGGCACGGCGGCCGGAATCGACCTCTGTCTGCACATCGTGCGGACAGATCACGGTAACGAGGCCGCGGGCGCGCTGGCCCGGCGGCTGGTCGTGCCACCGCGCCGGTCCGGCGGCCAGGAGCGCTACCTCGACCGGTCTTTACCCGAGGAGATCGGCGCCGACCCGCTCGCCGAGGTCGTCGCCTGGGCGCTGGAGCATCTCCACGAGCAGTTCGACGTGGAGACGCTGGCGGCACGCGCCTATATGAGCCGCCGCACCTTCGACCGCCGCTTCCGGTCCCTGACCGGCAGTGCGCCGCTCCAGTGGCTGATCACCCAGCGGGTGCTCCAGGCGCAGCGTCTGCTGGAGACGTCCGACTACTCGGTGGACGAGGTGGCGGGGCGCTGCGGGTTCCGTTCGCCGGTGGCCCTGCGCGGCCACTTCCGCCGGCAGCTCGGCTCGTCCCCGGCGGCGTACCGGGCGGCGTACCGGGCACGCAGGCCGCAGAGCGAACGGTCCACGGACAGCGAACCGTCGGCACCGCCGCCGCCTCCGGCGCTGCACCCGGACGCCCCGGGTCCGGTGCCGCCGCAGCTGCGGCGGACGGCCGGGATGGGCTCCTCGGCGTCCCTGCCGTCCGAGCACGCGCGCGACGCGTACGCGACCTCGCGGGCGAGCCTGCCGGGGCAGCGCAGCGGTACCTGA